One stretch of Tachysurus fulvidraco isolate hzauxx_2018 chromosome 12, HZAU_PFXX_2.0, whole genome shotgun sequence DNA includes these proteins:
- the id3 gene encoding DNA-binding protein inhibitor ID-3, whose protein sequence is MKAISPVRSLRSCYEAVCCISDQSLSISRSRSPSEEQVGTLNDMNDCYSRLKELVPSIPPNKSVSQIEILQHVIDYIFDLQIALESPTGAPDMLMALKSSEIKHSLSKESDGALCH, encoded by the exons ATGAAGGCAATTAGTCCTGTTCGCTCGTTGAGAAGCTGCTACGAGGCTGTGTGTTGTATTTCGGATCAGAGTTTGTCCATTAGCCGGAGCCGGAGTCCAAGCGAGGAGCAGGTCGGCACTCTGAACGACATGAACGACTGTTACTCCCGTCTGAAGGAGCTGGTTCCGAGCATCCCACCGAATAAATCCGTCAGCCAGATCGAGATCCTACAGCATGTCATTGACTACATTTTCGATCTCCAGATAGCGCTGGAAAGCCCTACAGGCGCTCCGGACATGCTGATGGCACTCAAG AGCTCAGAGATCAAGCACAGTCTGTCCAAAGAAAGTGATGGAGCTCTGTGCCATTAG